A stretch of the Nicotiana tabacum cultivar K326 chromosome 6, ASM71507v2, whole genome shotgun sequence genome encodes the following:
- the LOC142182300 gene encoding uncharacterized protein LOC142182300 translates to MDARHLKSTYAGTFVSSSTLDGAAYGIVDLENDIAWLWFFEQFKKAYGERENMCIVSDRNESIIKSVSRVYPTVPHFACIWHLWNNVYMKFKKSHAKVREVYLSMAKAYTQDEFDSLIEKGEKVDTRAKECLELARYEKWARLYAPVNRGWTMTTNIAESINFALVSTRELPIYDFLEEVRKMFGRWNCSNRKEASHTYTTLGKKYQEMLTLNEAKEEVR, encoded by the exons ATGGATGCCAGACACTTAAAATCGACATACGCAGGGACATTCGTCTCGTCTAGCACATTGGATGGTGCAG CATATGGTATTGTTGATTTAGAGAACGATATTGCTTGGTTGTGGTTCTTTGAACAATTCAAAAAAGCATATGGTGAGCGGGAAAACATGTGCATTGTTTCAGATAGGAATGAGAGCATCATTAAATCTGTATCGAGAGTGTATCCTACAGTACCTCATTTTGCATGTATATGGCATCTATGGAACAACGTATATATGAAATTCAAAAAGAGTCATGCAAAGGTGAGAGAGGTATACTTATCGATGGCAAAAGCATACACTCAAGATGAATTTGATAGTCTAATAGAAAAGGGGGAGAAGGTAGATACTCGGGCGAAAGAGTGTCTGGAATTAGCTAGATACGAAAAGTGGGCTAGGTTGTATGCACCTGTTAATCGGGGATGGACTATGACGACAAATATTGCTGAATCAATCAATTTTGCACTTGTATCAACAAGAGAATTGCCAATATACGACTTCCTAGAAGAAGTTAGGAAGATGTTTGGACGTTGGAATTGCAGCAATCGGAAAGAAGCATCACACACGTACACAACGCTTGGGAAAAAATACCAGGAGATGCTTACTTTGAATGAAGCCAAAGAAGAAGTGCGATAA